The following coding sequences lie in one Methanolacinia paynteri genomic window:
- a CDS encoding energy-coupling factor transporter transmembrane component T family protein produces the protein MAGRRSKFRWGISYIPGESFVHSLDPRTKLFALVIVSIGSLLSGNPLIIGIFLATVLCFAAASGIFREWMHSMRILVPILVITILADLFFSSSKYSYGTIFYSGDFWILHAELSYGSVIFAISMVLRIITIGGFSFLFIMTTPYNTFIKSLSLSGVPKTFTFSLGYALKSINSLSHDASEIIAAQRSRGLVFSRELLFREPVRILSIFVPMVVTVMNRADQVSDAMQCRGYGLNKKPTMYMPPVMKKKDYILLSAVVVVLAISILIGSFFVL, from the coding sequence ATGGCCGGGCGTCGCAGTAAATTCAGGTGGGGGATCTCGTATATCCCCGGCGAATCATTCGTTCACTCACTTGATCCCAGGACGAAACTTTTCGCCCTGGTCATAGTCAGCATCGGTTCTCTTCTCTCCGGCAATCCTCTTATTATCGGGATCTTCCTGGCAACCGTTCTCTGTTTTGCCGCCGCGTCGGGGATCTTCAGGGAATGGATGCATTCGATGAGGATTCTCGTCCCGATACTGGTTATCACGATCCTCGCCGACTTGTTCTTTTCAAGCTCGAAATATTCCTACGGAACTATATTTTATTCGGGAGATTTCTGGATCCTGCATGCCGAATTATCATACGGGTCGGTGATATTCGCTATTTCGATGGTTCTGCGGATTATAACGATAGGCGGCTTTTCATTCCTGTTCATCATGACCACCCCTTACAACACGTTCATCAAGAGTCTCAGCCTCTCGGGAGTGCCGAAGACGTTCACCTTCTCCCTCGGGTATGCATTGAAATCGATTAATTCCCTGTCGCACGATGCGTCCGAGATCATCGCGGCACAGAGATCGAGGGGCCTTGTATTCAGCAGAGAGCTCTTATTCAGGGAGCCTGTGCGGATTCTTTCGATCTTCGTCCCGATGGTGGTGACCGTGATGAACAGGGCCGACCAGGTCTCTGACGCCATGCAGTGCAGGGGCTACGGCCTGAATAAAAAACCGACGATGTACATGCCTCCCGTGATGAAAAAAAAGGATTATATTTTATTGTCTGCTGTAGTCGTCGTTTTGGCGATCAGTATCTTGATCGGATCTTTTTTTGTTTTGTGA